TAATTGTTCGTTAAAGAAATATTTTCACCGATTTGAATTGCTTCAAGCAAATGATCTGGAAATTCAAAAATGGATTGATACATATTGTTTATGTCTGTGTCTCTTCCTGACATTCTTACTTCTCCCTGTTTAAAATCATCAACGCAAACTGTTCTAATTCAGCTTTATGCATTTCCGGAATTACCTTCAAACAACGGCGGGCTTCCTCGATAGCTGTCTCCGCAAGTAATGATGCTTTCAATCTAATTCCACTCTTCTCATAATATGTTCGCAGAAACGTTAATCGATCATGAATATTCAATTCTTTTGCTTCTTTTGATATTTTATCCCACTCGGCGGAATTATCCTTTTTTGCGAGCAAACTGAGAACAGTTTGCTTATCCGTTAACACATCACTTCCTAAACTCTTTCCCATCGATTCTGGATTGCTGAATATTTCCAAAATATCATCCTGAATTTGAAACGCTTTTCCCAACTCACAACCAAAAGTATGTAGATGACTACAGATATTCTCATTTTGATTTGCCAAAATGCCTCCAAGCTCTGCAGAGCATCCCAACAAACTTCCAGTTTTTTTTTCAATCATGTTTAGATAATCCATTATTCCAATTTTAGTTCCCGATGCAAAATCAAGATCCATGGCTTGCCCTTCACAAACTGTGAGCGCTGCTTTATTAAAACACTTAATTGCCTGAAATGTTTGATGATGAACTCGATTCAAAGCAAGTTGCGCCAAAACGATAATTCCATCGCCAGCTAAAATAGCTGTCGATTCATTCCATTTGATGTGAACTGAATCCTGCCCATGTCGAGTATCATCGGCATCCATAATGTCATCGTGGACAAGGGTAAAATTGTGAAGTAATTCAACAGCAATTCCGGCATTCATGAGATCTTCAGGATCAGCTTGGAATGCTCTTCCAACCAAATGCGTAAGAATGGGTCGAAGCCTTTTTCCTTCCCCTTTTAACGCATAGGTAATGGGGTCATATAACGTAGATGGATTTTGAGGAAGTGGCAGGCGCTTAAGAGCCTTATCAGTTTCCTTTCTCAGAAAATCAATATGGTCTGTGAAATCAGGTGTGTCCAACTTCTAATTCCAAATTGCCAAATTCCTGTAACTTTGTGAGGACTAATTCTTTCAATGCTTCCATACGGTCCTTTGTATTTGCTTCGAATCTGCATACAATAACCGGTTGGGTATTCGATGAACGAACCAATCCCCAGCCGTCACCAAATCGAATCCGTACTCCATCAACAGTACTGCAATCATAATTTTTTTTGAAATATTCCACCGCTTCATTTGCTATGCGAAATTTTTCTTCATCCGATTCTGCAGCCAACCGCATTTCCGGAGTAGAAACATATTGAGGGAGTTCGGCCATCATTTCAGATAATTTTATGTTGGTGCGGGATAACATTTGAACCGTACGAGCAGCCACATAAATACCATCATCATACCCATAATAATCATCTGCAAAAAAGATATGTCCACTCATTTCACCGCCAAATTTGCAATTTATCTCTGCCATTCTTTGTTTAATGAGTGAATGACCGGTTTTCCACATCACAGGATTTCCACCATACTTGGCTATCATTTCTTCGAGCCCCTGAGAACACTTAACGTCATATAAAATATCCTCACCTCCTTTAATTATCTCCGGAAGGAATAAACACATAAGTTGATCAGCCCAAACGATTTCGCCTGAATCATCCACCACGCCAACTCTGTCAGCATCGCCGTCAAAAGCTACACCGACATCGTACTTCCCGGTTTTCATGAG
The genomic region above belongs to Candidatus Neomarinimicrobiota bacterium and contains:
- a CDS encoding polyprenyl synthetase family protein, producing MDTPDFTDHIDFLRKETDKALKRLPLPQNPSTLYDPITYALKGEGKRLRPILTHLVGRAFQADPEDLMNAGIAVELLHNFTLVHDDIMDADDTRHGQDSVHIKWNESTAILAGDGIIVLAQLALNRVHHQTFQAIKCFNKAALTVCEGQAMDLDFASGTKIGIMDYLNMIEKKTGSLLGCSAELGGILANQNENICSHLHTFGCELGKAFQIQDDILEIFSNPESMGKSLGSDVLTDKQTVLSLLAKKDNSAEWDKISKEAKELNIHDRLTFLRTYYEKSGIRLKASLLAETAIEEARRCLKVIPEMHKAELEQFALMILNREK
- a CDS encoding phosphomannomutase/phosphoglucomutase; this encodes MNPYIFREYDIRGKVADDFPLDVVELIGKGFGTLILRNGGREITLSGDIRLTTPDLIQAFKKGVLSTGLDVINIGTLPTPANYYSMFKLDVGGSCQITGSHNPPEFNGFKLSMENRPVFGETIQQIRKWIDAEDFETGEGSEASYNIRDDYINMVTNKINLDRTMRVVMDCGNAAGCIAGPEIFKNLDVELTELYCDIDGTFPNHHPDPTVKENLEDLITLMKTGKYDVGVAFDGDADRVGVVDDSGEIVWADQLMCLFLPEIIKGGEDILYDVKCSQGLEEMIAKYGGNPVMWKTGHSLIKQRMAEINCKFGGEMSGHIFFADDYYGYDDGIYVAARTVQMLSRTNIKLSEMMAELPQYVSTPEMRLAAESDEEKFRIANEAVEYFKKNYDCSTVDGVRIRFGDGWGLVRSSNTQPVIVCRFEANTKDRMEALKELVLTKLQEFGNLELEVGHT